ACGTGTGGATGAGGTATTGACTTTGAAAGACGATACGATGGCACCACTGGATTACAAATTTGCTGAGTACAAGGACAGGATATTTGAAACCTATAAAACCCAATTGTATTGTTACGCCTGGCTGATAGAAGAGAATTTTGGCAAGACTGTCAAAAAAGGTTTTTTGGTATATGTGAGAAGTAAGCATCAGGTGGTGGAAGTAGCAATTGAACGGGAGCATGTAAAAAGAGTACAGCAGGCCGCTGAACAGATATATCATATCATTGGTAATAACTACTATCCTAAGGCTACCAAGTCCAAGAAAAGATGTTTATCTTGCACATACCGGAACATATGTATTAGATGAGAAATGTTGAGAAAAGGCTTTTCCGGAGGTGAATTTATTGGGAGGTGTGCTAAAAAAGGTTTTAAGGTGCTGAAAATGAAAAGTTTATGCGTTCGGAAAAGTTAAAAAAAAGTGGAGTAAAACGCTCTTTGACATATTGTTTTTCTTCATTTTATGGGTGTCAGGTATCAGCTCATGTGTTTGATTATCAGGAATATAGAGCAGTGTACGGCTTCCAGCGTACCATCCATCACAATAAGGATTGAAACTTCCAATACGCGTGATTGCCTTTCAATCCATTCTCCTTCCAGCGTACCATCCATCACAATAAGGATTGAAACGGATTCCTAAGAAGCTTAATAATTTCATCAATTCTACTTCCAGCGTACCATCCATCACAATAAGGATTGAAACGTAAACGGAGAGTATGCTACTGCTCCCCATAAGATGCTTCCAGCGTACCATCCATCACAATAAGGATTGAAACACGTTACTGTAAGGGATGGTGAAAAGTATACGTCTGACTTCCAGCGTACCATCCATCACAATAAGGATTGAAACCCCCAACCCCTAAACCATGAAAGAAGATAAGGTAAATCTTCCAGCGTACCATCCATCACAATAAGGATTGAAACTCAAACACTCTTGATGGTATACCACCTGAAGAATCCTTCCAGCGTACCATCCATCACAATAAGGATTGAAACACACTAAAATGCATCTTAAGGACTCTGGGCTTTTCAACTTCCAGCGTACCATCCATCACAATAAGGATTGAAACGGGAGCAA
This window of the Porifericola rhodea genome carries:
- the cas4 gene encoding CRISPR-associated protein Cas4; this encodes MSLTPSHIIQYLYCPRFTYFEYVLSIPQHEEKSFKAMKGREVHDEKLERNKDYLRKRLGVVAKHLDQYLTNDYLRGRVDEVLTLKDDTMAPLDYKFAEYKDRIFETYKTQLYCYAWLIEENFGKTVKKGFLVYVRSKHQVVEVAIEREHVKRVQQAAEQIYHIIGNNYYPKATKSKKRCLSCTYRNICIR